A stretch of Spirochaetota bacterium DNA encodes these proteins:
- a CDS encoding HAD hydrolase-like protein, whose product MNIIFDLDGTISDSSSGIINSINYALNKMKYKCISFNQGRSYIGPSLKVIFSQILNTNDESLINNAITLYRERYFSIGYKENKLYKDVDKLIIYMHKQKHRLYIATNKQKEIADKILIMFNMKKYFINIYGADLNNTKSNIIKELLFDYKIDKNITIMIGDREEDIISAHNNEIRAILVKWGYATESEIINSKYDYIVNDPDGIYEIIK is encoded by the coding sequence ATGAATATAATATTTGATTTGGATGGAACAATATCAGATTCAAGTAGCGGTATAATTAATAGTATAAATTATGCATTAAATAAAATGAAATATAAATGTATTTCATTTAATCAAGGTAGAAGTTATATTGGTCCAAGTCTAAAAGTTATATTCAGTCAAATATTAAATACGAATGATGAATCGTTGATTAATAATGCTATTACATTATATCGTGAAAGATATTTTTCAATTGGATATAAGGAAAATAAACTATATAAAGATGTTGATAAGTTAATAATATATATGCATAAACAAAAGCATCGTTTATATATAGCAACAAATAAGCAAAAAGAAATAGCGGATAAAATATTGATTATGTTTAACATGAAAAAGTATTTTATAAATATATATGGTGCTGATTTGAACAATACAAAGTCCAATATAATAAAGGAATTATTATTCGATTATAAAATAGATAAAAACATTACAATAATGATTGGTGATAGAGAAGAAGATATTATTAGTGCTCATAATAATGAGATAAGAGCAATATTAGTAAAATGGGGTTATGCTACAGAATCAGAAATAATTAATTCAAAATATGATTATATAGTTAATGATCCTGATGGAATATATGAAATCATTAAATAA